The proteins below come from a single Ruegeria sp. SCSIO 43209 genomic window:
- a CDS encoding capsular polysaccharide biosynthesis protein, whose amino-acid sequence MLSEPENTAGGERSRLFVYNGGFLTQSRLRRILSLAGYDIRLGLPQPDDLVGVWGNSPTAHRGMGIAQKRDVPVLRVEDAFLRSLHPGRSGEAPMGLLLDRSGLHFDPSVPSDLETLLATHPLDDTALLDRARGAIARIRELHLSKYSAFDLDLTPPDPGYVLVIDQTQGDAAVTASNGDYARFREMLVIAQEENPGARIIIKSHPETTAGHRKGYFSDQDLSDRISILDSPISPWSLLEGAIGVYTLSSQMGFEAILAGHKPRVFGQPFYAGWGLTQDDAPLLRRQRNLTRAQLFAAAMILYPRWYDPYHDRLCELECVLDTLEAQTRAWRQDHKGWTASGMRVWKRRHLQRIFGQHHKVRFVAEQPENTKQPHMVWASRAGETLNATRIEDGFLRSRGLGAELVPPLSLVTDDIGIYYDPTHPSRLEEWITTRETLRPDQRLRAERLTARLLTEGLSKYNIGHPAPDLPKGRRVLVPGQVEDDASIRLGTSNIRTNLDLLRAAREANPDAVLIYKPHPDVEAGLRDGKIETDLADVIVEGTDPATLLGQVDEVWTMTSLLGFEALLRGVRVTTLGAPFYAGWGLTTDLGAVPARRGARPSLMGLVHATLIDYPRYFDPQTGQACPVEIAVERLAQGTPSPTGPVNRILSKFQGALATHAHWWR is encoded by the coding sequence ATGCTCTCTGAACCGGAGAACACGGCCGGGGGCGAACGCTCCCGGCTTTTTGTTTACAACGGTGGGTTCCTGACACAGTCGCGGCTGCGTCGTATATTGTCTCTGGCCGGGTATGACATCCGGCTTGGTCTGCCACAGCCAGACGATCTGGTCGGGGTCTGGGGCAACAGCCCGACAGCCCATCGGGGCATGGGTATCGCGCAGAAACGCGATGTGCCCGTCCTGAGGGTCGAAGACGCGTTCCTGCGGTCTCTGCACCCTGGACGAAGCGGTGAGGCACCCATGGGTCTGTTGTTGGATCGATCGGGTCTGCATTTTGATCCGAGTGTGCCTTCGGATCTGGAAACTCTGTTAGCCACGCATCCGCTGGATGACACCGCCCTGCTGGATCGCGCGCGAGGCGCAATCGCGCGCATTCGAGAGCTGCATCTGAGCAAATACTCGGCCTTTGACCTTGATCTGACGCCTCCCGATCCTGGCTACGTTCTAGTGATCGACCAGACGCAGGGAGATGCTGCCGTCACCGCAAGCAACGGCGACTATGCACGGTTCCGCGAGATGCTGGTAATCGCGCAAGAGGAAAACCCTGGTGCGCGTATCATCATCAAAAGCCACCCCGAAACCACGGCAGGCCACCGCAAGGGATACTTTTCCGATCAGGATCTGAGTGACAGAATATCGATCCTCGACAGCCCCATAAGTCCATGGTCGCTACTTGAAGGGGCCATCGGGGTTTACACGCTGTCCTCGCAGATGGGATTTGAGGCGATATTGGCCGGGCACAAACCTCGCGTGTTCGGGCAACCATTCTACGCTGGGTGGGGGCTGACGCAAGATGATGCACCCCTGCTCCGTCGCCAACGGAATCTTACGCGGGCGCAGCTTTTTGCAGCTGCGATGATCTTGTATCCGCGTTGGTATGATCCCTACCATGATCGCCTGTGCGAATTGGAATGCGTGCTCGATACGCTTGAGGCGCAAACCCGAGCTTGGCGGCAGGACCACAAAGGCTGGACCGCCTCCGGGATGCGGGTATGGAAACGCCGCCACCTGCAACGCATTTTCGGCCAGCACCATAAGGTGCGTTTCGTGGCCGAGCAGCCAGAGAACACCAAACAACCCCATATGGTCTGGGCCAGCCGAGCCGGTGAGACGCTGAATGCAACCCGGATTGAGGATGGCTTTTTACGATCCCGCGGGTTGGGCGCGGAGCTGGTTCCACCGCTGTCGCTGGTGACCGATGATATCGGCATCTACTACGATCCAACGCATCCCAGCCGCCTGGAGGAATGGATCACCACGCGCGAAACCTTGCGCCCTGATCAGAGGCTCCGCGCCGAGCGGCTGACAGCCCGGCTGCTGACCGAGGGCCTAAGCAAGTACAACATCGGCCACCCCGCCCCGGACCTACCGAAGGGGCGTCGCGTTCTAGTGCCAGGTCAGGTTGAAGATGACGCCTCGATCCGGCTGGGAACAAGCAATATCCGCACCAATCTCGATCTGCTGCGCGCGGCGCGCGAGGCCAATCCCGACGCTGTGTTGATCTATAAACCTCATCCGGATGTCGAAGCTGGTCTGCGCGACGGCAAAATCGAAACTGATCTGGCCGATGTCATTGTAGAAGGCACCGATCCTGCCACCCTGCTTGGACAGGTGGATGAAGTCTGGACTATGACCTCTCTGCTGGGGTTCGAGGCTTTGCTGCGCGGCGTCCGGGTCACCACACTCGGCGCACCGTTCTACGCCGGTTGGGGGCTGACAACGGATCTGGGGGCAGTGCCTGCGCGACGTGGCGCGCGGCCTTCGTTGATGGGATTGGTGCACGCAACCCTGATCGACTACCCGCGCTATTTCGACCCACAGACGGGGCAGGCCTGCCCTGTAGAAATCGCGGTTGAACGGCTTGCGCAAGGTACGCCATCCCCTACCGGACCCGTAAATCGCATCTTGTCCAAATTTCAGGGCGCACTGGCGACGCATGCGCATTGGTGGCGCTGA
- a CDS encoding polysaccharide biosynthesis/export family protein, with product MATLGLLAACQLPKSGPNKNEILAGSVENGGNAFVVEVDDRVARATSVIPQYGFSKSFRSAQSVASDTVRPGDILSLSIWENVEDGLLSSAAGGATVLDQVQVDSEGYIFVPYAGRLRAAGNTPEQLRTLISSKLEEQTPDPQVQVSRTPGDGSTVSLTGTIGAPGIYPIERPTGSLSTMLAQAGGVAVASDIALVTVIRGKQRGTIWYDDLFRNPETDIALRGGDRILVEQDSRSYIALGSTGGQSRVAFESQDLSALEALAQVGGLQPLSSDPTGIFVLREERQDVARNVMGRPELQGDQRMIYLLNLTAPNGLFIARDFVIRDDDTIYVTEAPYAQWSKSVSLIAGGLTPFANVATLTGN from the coding sequence GTGGCGACCCTTGGCCTGCTGGCAGCATGCCAGCTTCCCAAATCCGGGCCGAACAAAAACGAAATTCTAGCCGGGTCGGTCGAAAACGGGGGTAACGCCTTTGTGGTTGAGGTCGACGACCGTGTTGCGCGGGCCACATCGGTGATTCCGCAATACGGGTTTTCGAAATCCTTCCGCAGCGCGCAAAGCGTCGCATCCGATACCGTACGCCCCGGCGATATTCTGAGCCTCAGCATCTGGGAAAATGTCGAGGATGGGTTGCTAAGTTCCGCAGCCGGTGGCGCCACCGTTCTGGATCAGGTGCAGGTCGACAGCGAAGGTTACATATTTGTCCCTTATGCCGGGCGGCTGCGTGCGGCGGGCAATACGCCCGAGCAGCTCCGCACGTTGATTTCCTCGAAGCTGGAAGAACAGACTCCGGATCCGCAAGTCCAGGTGTCGCGTACTCCGGGCGATGGGTCGACCGTTTCTCTGACCGGAACTATCGGCGCGCCGGGAATCTATCCGATTGAGCGACCGACTGGCTCGTTGTCGACCATGCTCGCGCAAGCAGGCGGGGTGGCAGTTGCATCCGATATCGCATTGGTCACTGTGATCAGGGGCAAGCAAAGAGGAACCATCTGGTACGACGATCTGTTCCGCAACCCGGAAACCGATATCGCCCTGCGCGGCGGCGATCGCATTCTGGTCGAACAGGACAGCCGCTCATACATCGCGCTGGGTTCGACCGGCGGGCAATCCCGCGTGGCCTTTGAAAGTCAGGACCTATCCGCCCTTGAGGCGCTGGCACAGGTCGGAGGCCTACAGCCGCTATCTTCAGACCCGACCGGTATTTTTGTTCTGCGTGAGGAACGGCAGGATGTGGCGCGCAATGTCATGGGACGTCCCGAGCTACAGGGTGATCAGCGCATGATCTATTTGCTGAACCTGACCGCACCCAATGGCCTGTTCATCGCCCGCGATTTCGTGATCCGAGACGATGACACGATATATGTCACCGAGGCCCCATATGCACAGTGGAGCAAATCTGTCTCGCTGATTGCCGGAGGTCTGACGCCATTTGCGAATGTGGCGACGCTTACGGGTAACTGA
- a CDS encoding capsule biosynthesis protein, whose translation MIPLANSPNRRVFLFLQGPHGPFFNALGRMLRAAGAQVWRVGFNAGDQAFWGDKSSYIPYRGAPDDWPETFSDLLAHHGVTDIVLYGDTRPVHARAIEIANARRITVHVFEEGYLRPWWVTYERSGSNGNSRLMKLDVAQMQTALAQSEGHAPPPPSHWGDMRQHIFYGALYHWFVLFLNRRYQKFRPHRELPVSKEFRLYFKRLSLMPIHRLQRGWATAQVRWSGFPYHLVLLQLGHDSSVQYHSDFSCMSEFLELVIAGFAKGAPAHQHLVIKEHPLENHREPLRLRARQLAAQHGITNRIHYVPGGKLARLLDDAKSAVTVNSTAGQQVLWRGIPLRIFGQSVYDKPEFVSRQSIEAFFAQPDAPGGKAYRAYRQFLLETCQVPGGFYSRQGRRQLLRRAADMMLSAQDPYQGLLSDKEATTPQLRVVE comes from the coding sequence ATGATCCCTTTGGCCAACAGCCCTAACCGGCGTGTGTTCCTGTTTCTACAAGGACCGCATGGCCCGTTCTTTAACGCGCTTGGTCGGATGCTGCGTGCTGCGGGTGCCCAGGTCTGGCGGGTTGGCTTCAACGCGGGTGATCAGGCCTTCTGGGGCGACAAATCCAGCTATATTCCGTATCGCGGTGCGCCCGACGACTGGCCAGAAACCTTCAGCGATTTGCTCGCCCACCACGGTGTGACCGATATCGTGTTATATGGAGACACCCGGCCCGTGCACGCACGAGCCATCGAAATTGCCAATGCGCGCAGGATCACGGTTCATGTGTTTGAAGAAGGTTACCTTCGCCCCTGGTGGGTGACTTACGAACGAAGTGGCTCGAACGGAAATTCGCGTCTAATGAAACTGGACGTGGCACAGATGCAAACGGCGCTTGCACAATCCGAAGGTCACGCGCCTCCACCTCCGTCTCACTGGGGGGATATGCGCCAGCACATCTTTTACGGTGCGCTCTATCACTGGTTTGTGCTGTTTCTGAACCGCAGATATCAGAAATTCCGACCACATCGAGAGCTGCCGGTTTCGAAAGAGTTTCGTTTGTACTTCAAACGTCTGAGTCTGATGCCCATTCACAGGCTACAGCGGGGTTGGGCCACAGCACAGGTCAGATGGAGCGGTTTTCCATACCATCTTGTGTTGCTTCAATTGGGCCATGACAGTTCGGTGCAGTACCACTCGGATTTTTCCTGTATGTCCGAGTTTCTCGAATTGGTGATCGCCGGATTCGCCAAAGGCGCCCCTGCGCATCAACACCTTGTCATCAAGGAACACCCGCTTGAGAACCACCGTGAACCGCTGCGGCTGCGGGCGCGCCAGCTTGCGGCACAGCACGGCATCACAAACCGAATTCACTATGTGCCCGGTGGTAAGCTGGCCAGGTTGCTAGACGATGCAAAATCCGCCGTGACGGTGAATTCCACGGCAGGCCAGCAGGTTCTATGGCGTGGCATACCTTTGCGAATTTTTGGGCAGTCGGTTTATGACAAGCCCGAATTCGTATCTCGGCAATCGATTGAGGCATTCTTTGCCCAGCCAGATGCCCCGGGCGGCAAGGCCTATCGGGCCTATCGCCAATTTCTTCTGGAAACCTGCCAAGTCCCCGGGGGGTTCTATTCTCGCCAAGGGCGTCGTCAATTGCTGCGGCGGGCGGCTGACATGATGCTATCGGCTCAGGACCCCTATCAAGGGTTGCTCTCCGATAAAGAGGCCACAACGCCACAGTTGCGCGTTGTTGAATGA
- a CDS encoding riboflavin synthase: MFTGIVTDIGTVTELDQQGDLRARIKTSYETAGIDIGASIASDGVCLTVIALGDDWYDVQISAETVSKTNLDSWQVGKRVNLERALKVGDELGGHIVSGHVDGVAEVVSVIDEGDSTRVTLRAPANLARFIAPKGSVALNGTSLTVNDVDGCDFGINFIPHTKEVTTWGDVSVGDRVNLEIDTLARYVARLAEMS; the protein is encoded by the coding sequence ATGTTCACAGGGATCGTCACCGATATTGGCACCGTTACCGAACTGGACCAGCAGGGAGACCTGCGGGCACGGATCAAGACAAGCTATGAAACGGCGGGCATTGATATTGGCGCTTCAATCGCAAGTGACGGCGTCTGCCTAACCGTCATCGCGTTGGGCGATGATTGGTATGATGTGCAGATTAGCGCTGAGACGGTTTCGAAAACCAATCTGGACAGTTGGCAGGTGGGCAAACGCGTCAACCTGGAACGTGCCTTGAAAGTCGGGGATGAATTGGGAGGGCACATCGTCTCGGGCCACGTGGATGGCGTGGCAGAGGTGGTCTCTGTGATAGACGAGGGTGACAGCACGCGGGTGACATTGCGGGCGCCGGCCAATCTGGCCCGGTTTATCGCTCCGAAAGGGTCCGTTGCACTGAACGGCACATCGCTGACGGTTAATGATGTGGACGGGTGTGACTTTGGTATCAACTTCATCCCTCACACCAAAGAGGTCACCACATGGGGTGACGTCTCGGTTGGTGATCGCGTGAACCTTGAGATCGATACCCTGGCCCGATACGTCGCGCGACTGGCCGAGATGTCCTGA